From a single Planctellipticum variicoloris genomic region:
- the dnaK gene encoding molecular chaperone DnaK produces the protein MAIQDRIIGIDLGTTNSVVSIMEGGEVKVIANQEGNRITPSVVAFTDKGDRLVGDPAKRQAVTNPTNTIYSIKRFMGRRHAEVETEEKMVPYKIVGGRDEYVKVDVNGKTYTPPEISALILRKLKESAEAYLGHTITKAVVTVPAYFNDAQRQATKDAGEVAGLKVERIINEPTAAALAYGLQSKKNEKIAVFDLGGGTFDISVLEVGDDLIEVLSTNGDTHLGGDDFDEVLIKHLADKFQAENGIDLRKDPMALQRLREAAEKAKKELSSSQNTDINLPFITADASGAKHLQMTVSRGEFERLVDHLVERCRKPVENALRDAKLKPADIDEVVLVGGSTRVPMVQEFVKKLFGGKEPHRGVNPDEVVSIGAAIQGGIITGDVKDMVLLDVSPLSLGLETEGGIMTVLIERNTTIPVTKKENFSTAADGQTAVTISVYQGERPMAHDNRLLSQFNLDGLPPAPRGVPKIEVTFDIDVNGILKVSAKDTATGKEQSVRIENSSGIDEKEIERMKRDAESHASEDKRRRELAEARNEASRMVYDTEKSLKEHGDKVDASAKAAIEASVEKVKNAEKGEDPAAIKAATGELSQAMMAFAKMYESAAAQGAGPAGEDGQPQAAADEGVIDAEFTKKD, from the coding sequence ATGGCTATTCAGGACAGGATCATCGGCATCGACCTCGGCACCACCAACTCGGTGGTCTCCATCATGGAAGGGGGCGAGGTCAAGGTCATCGCCAACCAGGAAGGCAACCGGATCACCCCCAGCGTCGTCGCCTTCACCGACAAGGGCGACCGGCTCGTCGGCGACCCCGCCAAGCGGCAGGCCGTCACCAACCCCACCAACACCATCTACTCGATCAAGCGGTTCATGGGCCGACGGCACGCCGAGGTCGAGACCGAAGAGAAGATGGTCCCCTACAAGATCGTCGGCGGACGCGACGAGTACGTGAAGGTCGACGTCAACGGCAAGACCTACACGCCCCCGGAAATCTCCGCGCTCATCCTCCGCAAGCTCAAGGAGTCCGCCGAGGCCTACCTCGGGCATACCATCACCAAGGCGGTCGTCACCGTTCCGGCGTACTTCAACGACGCCCAGCGCCAGGCCACCAAGGACGCCGGCGAAGTCGCCGGCCTCAAGGTCGAGCGGATCATCAACGAGCCAACCGCCGCGGCCCTCGCGTACGGTCTCCAGTCGAAGAAGAACGAAAAGATCGCCGTGTTCGACCTCGGCGGCGGCACCTTTGATATCAGCGTCCTCGAAGTCGGCGACGACCTCATCGAGGTCCTCAGCACCAACGGGGACACCCACCTGGGCGGCGACGACTTCGACGAAGTCCTCATCAAGCACCTCGCCGACAAGTTCCAGGCCGAGAACGGCATCGACCTCCGCAAGGATCCGATGGCCCTGCAGCGGCTCCGCGAAGCCGCCGAGAAGGCCAAGAAGGAGCTCTCCAGCAGCCAGAACACCGACATCAACCTGCCGTTCATCACCGCGGACGCTTCCGGAGCGAAACACCTCCAGATGACCGTCTCCCGCGGCGAATTCGAACGGCTGGTCGATCACCTCGTCGAACGCTGCCGCAAGCCGGTCGAGAACGCCCTCCGCGACGCCAAGCTCAAGCCCGCCGATATCGACGAAGTCGTCCTCGTCGGCGGCTCGACCCGCGTCCCGATGGTCCAGGAATTCGTTAAGAAGCTGTTCGGCGGCAAGGAACCCCACCGCGGCGTGAATCCCGACGAAGTTGTTTCGATCGGGGCGGCCATTCAGGGGGGGATCATCACCGGCGACGTCAAAGACATGGTCCTGCTCGACGTCTCCCCGCTCTCCCTCGGCCTCGAAACCGAAGGGGGCATCATGACCGTCCTCATCGAGCGCAACACCACCATCCCGGTCACCAAGAAGGAAAACTTCTCGACCGCCGCCGACGGCCAGACCGCGGTGACGATCAGCGTGTACCAGGGCGAACGCCCGATGGCGCACGACAACCGGCTGCTGAGCCAGTTCAACCTGGACGGACTCCCCCCGGCGCCGCGCGGCGTGCCGAAGATCGAAGTCACCTTCGACATCGACGTTAACGGCATCCTGAAGGTCTCCGCCAAGGACACCGCCACCGGCAAGGAGCAGTCGGTCCGGATCGAGAATTCGAGCGGGATCGACGAGAAGGAAATTGAACGGATGAAGCGGGACGCCGAGTCCCACGCTTCCGAAGACAAGCGCCGTCGCGAGCTGGCTGAGGCCCGCAACGAAGCCTCGCGGATGGTCTACGACACCGAGAAGTCGCTCAAGGAGCACGGCGACAAGGTCGACGCCTCCGCCAAGGCGGCGATCGAAGCCTCGGTGGAGAAGGTCAAGAACGCGGAGAAGGGGGAAGACCCGGCCGCGATCAAGGCCGCGACCGGCGAGCTGAGCCAGGCGATGATGGCGTTCGCCAAGATGTACGAGTCGGCCGCCGCCCAGGGGGCCGGCCCCGCCGGTGAAGACGGCCAGCCCCAGGCCGCCGCGGACGAAGGGGTCATCGACGCCGAGTTTACCAAGAAAGACTGA